DNA sequence from the Colletotrichum destructivum chromosome 9, complete sequence genome:
CGCAACACCAGATTATCTTTCAGGTATTCATGGGTCAAGATATAGATAGTAGGCAGGctggagggagaggagaccCCCGGTTCAAGCCCAAGTCGTTCTAGAGAGAATCCACGTTCAAGTCGCCTCCGGGACTCCACGGAATTCCAATAAACACCAATGTTCCATTTTCAGAGTGCGAGTGTTGCCTCGGTTCGACGTAACATCTTCAGACATCCGCCTTTTCTTTCCGCCTCCGGATTACTTCACAAGTGGCAGGTCCGCATTATTCCCAGGCTCTGTCCACTGTTTATTCAACAATCTTGACACGCCACCACAGAGCGGAGAGACAAGTATACCTTACCGCCTTTATCCTCGAACTCGACTACGAAATCCCCGCCTGAACCCTCAAGCGTCCAATCGACTGGGACTTCCCAACTCGGCGTCTTTCTTCCCGCAGGCTTCAGCTCCGATGGTGATGCAACCATCATCGGCCGCGTCTCCATCCGACCCGAGCCCGGCTCTTCGAGAGACCACGACCAAGTGGCTGGCGGTGTAACATTGTTTTTCTGACCAtgaaagaaaggaaaaaacagcctaccaccaccagcagaCCAAAACCCACTCCTCGCGTGCCACGACACGGCGACCCAGCCGGCTTGGCAACGACGGGATGAAAGCTTCACAGCAACCTGAACCGCCCCAGAGACCATCCTGCCAGCCAAAAGATTTCCAAGGAGACACGGCCCTGTCACGCGAAAAAGGCTTGGGAGTAAGCATCCCCCGGCTCTCCGCCCCATCTCAAAGGTAATTATTGTTGTCATCCGACGTCAGACCTCGTGCCcaaagacgacgacgacgacaacaacaacaactgcagcagcaaGCATCGAGAAACCTCCCGGCGCAAATTGCCAGACGCGCGAACAAacgctcccccccccccccccccccccgggacCACCCTCGTATCCCACACCGGCTGCGTGACACTCATACAGTCCAGCCTGCAAGCCACATGACTGGCAgacggacgagaagaaaaagaagcaaaGTCCCGAGCCTGGCCGGCGTAAAAGTAACCCGTGACGATGAACCCGGcgacaccaacaacaacggcctTCATGTTTTCAGGACGATTGACATgcccacgccccccccccccccccctttcacCCGAGAGCGGCTACCTGCAGAGGCTGCCAATACCATGCCGTACGACAGATGTATATCGGAGAATTATCCCCTCCCACCACACCCTCTCATGACATGTAGTGAGcgtgctgctgtcgttgctGCTGTGTGACCGCATGGCCAGCACACATCAGCCGAAGGACTGGTGGGTGGCCGAGAACCAGATATACCATTGGGAGCAACACTGGAATACCGTATTATTAAAGTTTGGACACACATTCGTTCGATAACGCCTCTATATCACAGCCGAGTACCTGCACCCCGCTCCCTATCGCGAACACCGTCCGACAACCGCCGACCGCAAGGGGAGACGCTCACGAGAGACGCCAACGTTCaagccctcttcctctcatcCCAACGCCTGACGATATCCCCAACCAAGTCCCTCCCCGTCTCGGCCCCCTCGACACGCAAAGCCTCCGCCTCTGCCCGTCCCAGCCTCACCCTCGCCTCGGCCACAACATCCCCCCTCGGCCTCTCTCCCATCGCCCTCGCACACGCAATCTCCAGATGACGCAGCGTGATGCCCACGAACCCAACAACGACATTCAACGAAGCCAGCAGCGTCCTCGCGATCCCCAACGGGACCTCGAGAACCACCCGCGCCGTCCCCCGGTGTCTGCGCGCCAGGACTGGCGGCTGGGTGACGATGGACATGAGCTCGACGAGCGGCGCCGAGACGAGGAAGGAGAGCATCTGTGCGTACGTGTACAGCCGCGGGTTGCTCGCGTAAAGCTTCGGCTTGAACGGCGACGCGAGCTTGTAGAGAACGAAGTCGAGCAGGTTGAACAGGCCGAAGGGtacggcggcgacgaccgTCAGAGGTGCTGGTGGACAGAACAGTGGCCGTTAGCAAAAGATCAAATCGTATTCCCAAGACATGAAAGAAAACATGGCGACTTTTACCTCTCAGAATGTGTAGCCCCATCTTCCCAATGTGCCCTCTCTTGCCATCCTCTGCCACACTCCCGAAAACCTGCCCCAGCCCCAGAAACAGGCCCGATAACGGGTCGCCAGGGCTCACCAAGTCGGGCCACTTGACCAGATTCAACGCCCTCAgctccccccttctcacCCGCCCATTCTCCACGAGAACATGCGCCGCGACAGCAGACAACCTCTCCCCACCGTCCGTCTTCCAGACCGCAGGCCGTCCACCGTAGACGAGACACCTCCCCTCCCGCTCATATACACTCAACGTCTCGAGAATCCTCTCAACGCAGACCTCTTCCCCGGGTCTCTCCCCCTTCAGAGCTTCCGCGAGCCTctccgccgcagccgcatACTGGGGCTCCAGCAGCTCCCTAAGCGCCTTCTCGAATCTCTCCCCAGTGATCTCAACCATGCCGAAACCGGCGTCCGGCCCGCACCCAACAGCCACCACCCGTGACGCCCAGAGCGGCTGGTCCCCGGCGACCGGCACCACGAGCGTAGGCCGCCCGCTTCGcagcgccatcgccgtcgtcccaCTGCCGCCATGACACACCACGGCCCTAACCCGCGGGAAAAGCCACGCGTGCGGCGCATCGTCGATGACAAAGACGTGCTCCGCGGGCCCGTTCAGTCCTTCCAGATTCGCCCACCCCCGCGCCACCACGGCCCTCACACCCACCCTCTCCAACGCCTCGATAATGTCCTCAAACACGCCCTGCGCGTTCGCGAAGGACATGCTCCCGAATCCGACGTACACCGGTGgcgtcgcctcggcctcgaggaacGCGACCAgctccgccggcggcacgTACCCCTCCGGCacgccggcgaagacgaaCCCCGCGACGTCAACATTGTTCGGCCAGTCCGTCGGCCGAGGCAGCAGCCACGGTGACCACAGGTATGTGCAGGGGACGCCCATCCGGTTGTACTGGCTCAGCCACCAGGCCGGGGACATGGGCTCGAGGCCCATGCGGTTGACTCGGACGTCGTTGATAACGGACTTCATCGTCTGCAGGAATCTGGTGTGAAGGCTATCAGGGTTCCGGCCGCAAAATCAAGAAATAGGAATacacaaaaagaaaaaaaaaagaaaaagggaggAATAGGATGGAAAGAGATGAGAAAGAGgaagcaaaaagaaaagggagaCGAAGCTCACATCAGGTCTTGAAACCACCACGACAAGGCATTCTTCGCCCGGCTCGGATTCTTTAATGCCCACCCGGCTTGCGAATGCGGTATCTCCTTCGAGTAAATCCGCGGGTTCATCCCGAACAGATGCAGCGGCACCCCTagcaacgccgccgcagatgTCTGGTTGTATGGGAGCATCGTCGAAACAACCAGGTCCGCCACGAACGTTCCTTCATCGCTATCAAAATCGCC
Encoded proteins:
- a CDS encoding Putative UDP-glucuronosyl/UDP-glucosyltransferase, Glycosyltransferase family 28, which translates into the protein MSAAANKFDAGAPGASSADAAPPMRLNIVVLFMGSRGDLQPSLAVAALLQRRHGHRVRIASHPPYRDAIEAAGVEFRSIGRTDIKTMMERRLLPREELNKLVPVIKEEFREMGERWWAACIDGPDEEVDGDFDSDEGTFVADLVVSTMLPYNQTSAAALLGVPLHLFGMNPRIYSKEIPHSQAGWALKNPSRAKNALSWWFQDLIFLQTMKSVINDVRVNRMGLEPMSPAWWLSQYNRMGVPCTYLWSPWLLPRPTDWPNNVDVAGFVFAGVPEGYVPPAELVAFLEAEATPPVYVGFGSMSFANAQGVFEDIIEALERVGVRAVVARGWANLEGLNGPAEHVFVIDDAPHAWLFPRVRAVVCHGGSGTTAMALRSGRPTLVVPVAGDQPLWASRVVAVGCGPDAGFGMVEITGERFEKALRELLEPQYAAAAERLAEALKGERPGEEVCVERILETLSVYEREGRCLVYGGRPAVWKTDGGERLSAVAAHVLVENGRVRRGELRALNLVKWPDLVSPGDPLSGLFLGLGQVFGSVAEDGKRGHIGKMGLHILRAPLTVVAAVPFGLFNLLDFVLYKLASPFKPKLYASNPRLYTYAQMLSFLVSAPLVELMSIVTQPPVLARRHRGTARVVLEVPLGIARTLLASLNVVVGFVGITLRHLEIACARAMGERPRGDVVAEARVRLGRAEAEALRVEGAETGRDLVGDIVRRWDERKRA